Part of the Falco cherrug isolate bFalChe1 chromosome 1, bFalChe1.pri, whole genome shotgun sequence genome, AAACATCTGTACCAGCTATTGTCACTACATCAGAAGCTGCACATTGTAATAAGCTCCCTTTTGTGTGACTAGGTGGCACCACTGCCCATTCTCCATCACTGTTAAATGTTTTGAGCTCCCCATACACACCGCCAAGtataaatgaattttctttatcCTGGTTAACATCCCAAGGTTTTGACGGTGTAGTATAGTCACCACCATCTACTTTTGATAAATCATTTGACACAAAGGCTCTCTTCTCTAAATTCTCCTTCTGACCTTCCCAAAGGTGATACTCTGATCTCTGCACTGCTTTATTGGGCTCTTGGAGGGTTTCAACTTTTGCTTCTGTATCCAAACAGCAGCAATAGTTATTTACATCAGTTGAAAACAATTCATCTTCTATTCCTTCTATTTCTACCATCGCTGCAGAATTTCCATCTGTCATATTTGTCCAAATATCTTTAATAACCCCTGAGCTGTAGCCATCTCCATGTGGACTGCTTTCACTACACCCTTGTGTAGTTTCATAGTctttactttctgctttttgttctaGCTGAATACCACAGACAGATTCTagcttagatttttttttgaaaatcaaagcagGCATTTCTCCTAAAGTTCTAGCTTGTTGCTGGCAGGTTTCTTCTGGCAAAAAATCTATAATTTCTTCATCTACATAACTCGAAGACACTCTAGGAACTACATAATTAATATCTTCTGCATTAAATTGTGTGGATTCTTCATACGGAATATTTAAAGTCTCATTGTCTGAACGGGTTTCTTCCGAGTGTGACCATGGACTACAGGTTCTTGTTGAAAGATTGGAACAGTGTTCATTTTCATCAAAGGCACTATTTTTGGTCCATATTAGCAATCTAGACTGTGTTTTCCCAAGAATATTAGCAGTGCTACTAgaatctgcattttcatttcccaAGTTGagtgtttcaaaagaaaatggtaaaacaGAGTTACTGCATTGCACTTCAAACACCGAAAAACAAGAGTTTATACCAGACCCTTCATTAATATCTGAAAAGAGCTCTTGATTGCCAGCAAGCATGTGTGAATTAAGCATTGTGCTGTCTAAGATGGGGGAGAATCTGATCGGAGAATCTCCTCCAAAACTTTCCCCATCTGCATCACCAGAACTAGAAGATGAACAGCACTCCCAAAATTGAGCTAAATTACTAAGGTCTTGCAAGAACCACCCTTCAGCACCAACAGAGCTGGTCGAATCTGTCCATATTGCACTTTCCCCTTGCAACTCCATTCCATCTAACACTATGCAACATTCTGCCTCAAAAtcagttttttctttactcttttgTCGAATCATATTTAAAATCCGACTTTCTCCTTGCATCGTATCTGAGGCACCAGGATCCAACATGGATTGATCAATATCCACTTCATAGAAGTGTGTTAGTTCTGACAGATGAACATCATCTAAATACTTGTCGTCCTCTGGTTGAGAACATATTGAGGTCCCAGCGAGGTCAATATCCTCATTTAGAACTGCAGGCATTTCTACAAAGTGACCATCGATGAAAGTACCTGCTGCGAGGTATGTTTTATGAATATTATTGTTGCTAATACAAAGACCATGCACTGATTCAGACAACTCTTCTACAGCCTCTGATGTTACACCACATATATCTTCTCTGTTGCGGTATGTAGTCTccagcttgctttttctgctaAGAGGAACAAAATACTCTGTAATCGGCTCAGTATACCACAAGGGTTCTTCTTTatattccttttcatttctgctgtctAAATACAAATCTTTTCCATCGCTACCACcagcttcttttcttccaatttCTTTTAATGGCCTTTTACCTCTTTTGCACAGCTGTTTGATGGACCCGCTGCTACTGCTGCTACTGCTTCCGCTGTGGACTTTTCTATCAGCCTTTTCACCAGATTTCACTGAAAGCCTGCTTTGCCCGTTACGCCCTTTTTTATTTCGAACCTCTCTTGTTTTATGTCTTACTTTAATACATTTCATTGATGCCTTGTATTCACCTTGATTACCACTAGAACTTGAGCCAGCCTCACTGGATCCAGATGACCAGGAGCGAGGACGCATCTTTCCCTCAGACTTATGTCGGACTTGCTTTTTGTACAAAACAGGCTTCTCTTCAACAGTGTTGTTactaaatttgttttccttctcatttttacttttcttctgctgggTTCTTTCCTGTACAGTGGCAGATACTTTATTACTTCTGTCTTTAGTTACTTCACTTTCACTATTGCAGTCTTTTGGAGAAGATGTATCTGTGCTAGTTGGTGGAGCAGTGGATGAAGATGAGGAGCTAGAGTAAGAGCATACTTTGGATTTGTTCCATACAGTCATAATTTCCTGCAGGCAAACTGGCTTttcagaaagaggaggaaatgcTTCATAGtacctgaaagcaaaacaaaaaggttaCATTCAGGTCATGGAACTTCAGAGAGGCATTGAGATTAGAAAGCGTTACTAAAAACATATCAAAACACTACCAATCTAATTGCCAAAAAAACCTAATTTGTTCTATATGTGCACATGCCAATCATTGCCCTGTTTATCTGAATGATAACAAAAGGGAGATTAAGATTTCACAGGCGACAGAAATTGTGGATGCCTAAAACAGTGAAGGCCTGACTCCCAATTTATTTGATAATGTAGCAGTTCACTACAGTCACCATATTTGCTTTAGAGTATAAATGAGGAAGTTGTGAGTTTCACTCCGTTCAGtcctgaatttcagttttttaaattctcctttATGAAATGAGACACTATCTTTTAAGTTCTAACATAGCCTGATCgtgcagttattaaaaaaaaaagatattgcaAAAAAAGATTAGTTCTTGAGTAGTTTAAGATGCTTAACATCTTTGTGCAACAGGGACAAGATTAAAATATGGTTTTCTGCAACGTTTAAAGTAGTATATATTTGACAGTAAAGAGATTTATACTGAATCACGTGTACTTCAGTGAAAACATGttgaaaaacattcagaaggTAATTAAGTTAAATGCACATTAGCACAATCCCTGAGGAAGTATCACTGATTTAGCAACCGTTCTACTAGACTGTTGCTACCAATGCTTATTAAGACATACAGTAGCGGTCACATCTCCAAGAGAAGTCAATGATAAAACTCCCGAGTACTTCAGTAACACTGGACTCAGGTACTTGGCAACTGGTACACCACTTGGGTAATAAAGAGTTTAGAAGTTATAAAAGAGtttccttcccatttctgcaacagaaaacaaagagttCTGAACCCAGGAAACTGATTCTCTCCCTGCAAGTCTAAAGTGTCAATTAATGCtgttttaaaggcttttaaTTTGTCTAATTCACTTGGTCTTAAGGAAACTAAAACACAGTATGGTTTGAGTTCTGCATAGAGTCAAAAGAAAGCAGTCAGGGTTTACCTAGAAATTAAACTAGCTCATGGTACCAAATGCTTGTATTTAAACatataaaattaacaaaagatggcaggggaaaaaatgcatttattcatACCCACAAAACTCCAGATTCTCCAGTAGGTTAACTGTCAAAACATGGcagtaaaaggagaaaagataaaagcatctataataataagaagaataagaataataatGCATACATTTCTACTTGATCCTTTGCTGTGGGAGATAAATCAGTCTCAGGAGACAAAGAGCCTTCTAACTTTTTGTGAATCTTCTCctctgttttggaagaaaatccaaaatgcttaacagaaaaattaaaaaagccagTTTATTCTGTAACAGTATTTAACAAAAAGCACCATGATGTACCTGTAATAGTAGTCAATTTCCataaaacactgtaaataaCAGAACAATTTATAGTCTTGTTATTATACATAAAGAAATTACAAGTTACCACCAAAGATTCAAATTTTCTACATTGTTTTGTTAAGTCCTGCAAATTTCACCAAACATGACTGGCTAGCAGCTGCACACAACTTCATGGTTAGCAATGCCCGTCCCCCCCGGCCCACAGGAGACTTCCTATGGACTTTTCACTTATTTCATTCCTTGCATTGCTAcatacaaaaaaagatttttttaaaacaaaatcaactATTTAACTAAATGCTTTTATGACTGGTTGCATCTAACTTCTCATGTATTTCATGAATAGAAAGTACCCCTGCAGTAGTCGCTGTGCTTTGGGTAAAGCATATTTCCTGTGTGAGAGGTGACTCTAAAGATTTCTGATTATTTATACCAAAATCTGTAAAATACCAAGTAAATGCTGTGAGATACACactaattttacttttttctccaaataaatGGTCAACATGACCTTGGCTCAGTAAGAAAGTGTcacagcacagcactatgaAATAATAAGAGCTGACTAGTAATTACggtttaaaaacataaaaagggaATGGAAACAGCTAAAATAATGGCTTTAAGCACTTAAATATTTATCCCTTATTTATTGCTATTTACACTACACAATACCCATATTAATTTTACTATAAATGTCAAAGGCTGCTGCTATGCACCTAAACAAACTTTTCTGTGTGATAAGCTTTCACTTGAGACACCACAATCTCCTTGCCCTAAACTTGACTACATAAAGTCCCCCGTTATCATTCCTCTAAAACTTGGAAATTTTAAGCACACCTCTCTGTGATGGGCTACTCAGATGCTTTTCACAGCAATAGCTAGTATGTAACTACTTTTGAGGCCAATGTACTCTTTGCAAGTTATCAATACACAAAAGGAGAAGAATCAAGCctactttattttgatttcttttttttttttttttttgggggggggggggatgctgaATATAGaatatttactaaaaaaagCTAGCACAGCTGGATATGAACAGTTATGGCTTTTCATAAGGAAAACTCCATTTGTGAATTGCTATTTCTTAGGCAAACAGAGCATACTAATACAGAATTGCTTAAACTATTTGAATGAAAttattcaaatgtattttaaaattgcatggCCTGTATTAAAAGCTACTGAATTAACAgcctgctcccccacccccccgtcTCAGAATATTATACAGTTGATAAATACAATATATGGCCTCAGAGGTTTAAAGATTCATTCCTCACCTTGCTTACTCTGAAGGTCTTTCAGTCTGGAGCAAAGCTCCTCCACTAACGTTTCAATCCCAGAGCTCTgcacaacaacaaaatcagagagggggcggggaggggggaagaaaaaacataactTACTAAAAATAACATTCATTTTATCAAAAGACATCAATACAGTAAATAAATCTTAGCAGacatgtctttttctttttgtatggTAACTAcacattaaaaagcaacaaaccccCCCACTGCTAGGTATAAATCCATCCCGAGAAAAACACTAATTTGAAGTCAAAATGATTCCACAAAACATGTGGATACATTCATACAGAGGTTTCAAACTACAAGTCACATTGTTGCATTATTATATATCCAAGGTTTTGCAAAGTCTGCAGTCCCATTTACTGCCCTGTATCACTTGGGATTTAGCCAGGAGTCTCAGGATAAAAGTTCAAGAATCAACTGATCActaagatgtattttaaaaagctaagcCTGACCCTTCTGGTTGCACAATTTATGCTTGTGAGTAAGGGACTgttaaaaagatacagaaaagcaggagtGAAGGTGAAAAGGATAACAGCATGAAGACATGTACTATAGGTggcagagagggagaggaaatgcTTCCACAGTATCTTTATGCAAAATTTATCCCATAGTTTTGCCAGTTTACAGTGCCCaggctttgttctttttaaacagtgttGTTtgctcaggagagcagagggaaaaaataaacatctttcCTGTAAGCCTCTATTTTCCTCGTTTACTTCTCTCCACATAAACCTTCCAAACACACTTTCTTTTAAATCCCATTTCAGTGTTATTCTCACATGcgtctgcttttttttttttttttaatatctgccTAGACTTGCAAGCAGTTCTAGATAAAGCAACAGCACCAGAACagcaaaatactgaagaataaacacatacaaaaaacaGTACAATATACTACCAGTGTCCCATAAGAGAAAACCTTGTGCTATTCTAATGGGATAAAAGTTGAATGCCAGTCAGAGAAATACTAAATACCAACCTACAGCCTGAAATGACCATTCCTGTTGGAAGGAAAACGAGGTGAGGTGGGTACTGTGTAGATATTAGTGTTCTTAGTATTTTGATACCCAGGAATCATGTTTGGAGATTACACTTTTCACTTTCCCTAACTGTGACGAGAAGGCTGGAATCACAGCTAAACGCAGCAATCTGAAGCAAATGAGGAGGACACAAGAAATCCTCTGCACGTCACCATACAGCTGGGAATGGTACTGAGGAAGCACTGTGCAGCTTCTTGTATCCTATGCACAGTTCCCTCAATAACAGCTCCAGCTTCTTGTCCCCATCACACTTGGAGATTCTGACACATATACAAACATCCTAAAAAATGATCTCACCTTCTGAATTTGACATGATCTTGTGTGCATATAGTCATAGAATATGCATTCTCTCCAAAGGTACTGCAGATCAAATATCAAGTTATAGAAAGGCATAAAAAAGTTTGATTTGCTGTGTCACCATGGTGGTATACAGATTTCATATTTCGAGGATCTAAGagtttctcctctttcctgatTACTGGCTAGAAATGGCTGAGAAATATGAATATACATTGCTAAagtacaagaaaacaaaattaataaggTAATACTAATTTATACAGTTAAACTAGCTTGTTTAATTCTGTCATAAACACACACTTGAAAAATCATACTGAAGAAATTACTTATATGCTGACTTCtaagttttaattatttgcagTCAAGTGAGAAAGCAATTTTCTATTCCTAACTGCATTGCTGCACTGAAGTGCTAAATATAAACCTTTATGCCACATACTTAACTGAGGATGACTTAGCAATATAAAACTTTAGAAGGCATCTTCTGTATCAGTAAATCTACCAACATAAATTAAATCGCTTAGAAAGAACCAAGCAGCACAGTAATAAGGACAAACCTATGTAGTTGTAATAATTGTCACTTTATACCTATACCACTCCTgactcccccctcctccccccaaaagGGCAACAGAGGAGGAGCTGGCCTTGTCTTCGCTTAGCTCTCCAAACCGTCTAATTGAACAGACACCTGTAGCAAATAATCAAAATCTAAGGAACACAGATTCACTTCCTTAACTCAATTACAAtatcatgtaaaaaaaaaaaaccaaaaccagcaacaaTATGCTCACCATTACACCGAAGAAGTGAAAACTTTCGGAATCAAATGCTTCATTTCCTCTTGTACCATGAAACTAATACTTGAGTCAGCTGACACACTGCGTGCTGTCCTGCATAGCACAGAGGTAGCTAGTGCtagcttaggaaaaaaaaaaaaaaaaaaaaaaagactgggggggggggggggaggcagggggggaagCCACTGGACAGAATGCCAAGCCTCTAAATACCACTTGCTCACCTCTTTACTGCAGTATATAACAAGCTGCAGACAATGTAACAAGTCCCTCTGCAATTATTTGGTATATGACAGTGTGACAGTGGTGTTCTCTGAATACAAGATTTAGTTacaatttttcattgtttaagTTAATGCGCTGTAGTTGCGGCAACCTCACTGCCAAAAAGTGAAGTATTCCAGCCACTGGCTTGGTTCAATAGGACACAATCAGTTAAGTTAAGTGATCTACCTGAAGTGCTTTGCTTATGTTCAAATTTAAAGACAGTCCCCAAATAGTGCCATTACTGGAGTACcttaaaaacacttttcagcATGGAAGTCTTAGTGTCTAATTATGATTGCTTTTGTAATTCCAACATGAAAGGTTTAAACCTCATGATTATCTATAAGAGTATTTAAACTACTGACCCAGATTTCTACTAACCCTTTTCTCTCATTCAAACTACAAAGGGTAGCACATaagttttttaatttgtacttttcattttgcataaCTAAACTTCCTCCACACTAAACACACTTTATTCTATTATACTGTTcccaatatttttatttccttcccctgATTTAACTTACATCTAGTTCCATCAGGagttttctttctggcttttcaTCAGCTTGCTGAAGCAAGGGAAGGATTACATAAAGGATAGGTGTTATGTTACTGGCATAGGAGTGACCATGCTAACAGATAAATTAAGCTTGTGAACTCACCCAGCATGAACAACAACAGTCAATCTGACTGCTGGAGTTACAGGACTCTAAGAGCCAGTGTCTTCCTTACTGATCAACATTGATCTATTAAGAGCCAAACTGGTGTGGTTCTGTAAGTACATTATACAGAGGAATGAGAGAAAttcaaaaaaacagcaaagctcacacacacacacacatatacatatgtaaaaATGTTGGCTTTGGGGGTtctttttgatttgtttcttaacacacacacacatatatgtaatGTCAAATCTTAAAtcaaaggtattttaaatatactcTACTCTGGAAGTAGAACAGTTAGAGATGACAAGTGATAACTCACTAGCTTAAAGCAACTCAACTGCTTTTGTACATATATTCACCCCCCTGTATAGCTGCAGAAAATGTTCCCAGAAGCTATTAAATCTATAAATTCAGttgcttctgaaatatttttataaatttaaaataatcagttcAATTGTGAACCatggaaacaaaacagtattATGTACACCAAATTCATACCCACTAAAACCTGTTGCTTAAATTAACAGTGGGCATTGGCTTCTGTGTTCTGAGAGTATTTAGTATGAAGCTGTGAAACATTAGCTTCTCTCAGATTCTTGACACATCACTTTAATTCTTGTTGACATTCATCTCTGCTAGTGGGTTACTTCGCAATGTTGCAAACAAGCAATGTGCAGCCAGCCACCATCTGGGAGATATATAACAAGTTTTTCCTGAATTTGATCACAAATGTTCATGCACCACTATTTCACACAGTTATTCTATGGAACTGAAGACAAAATCGGTCagcaaaatttttcattttgcagagctTTCACCCCTTCCTGTCACCTAGTAATGATGTCCAGTTATGGCTTTTACACTTCTACccaaaaaaatgccatttcattCTGCAGATCTGCACATATGCAACAGTCAAAaatacggggggggggggggggggggggtgtgggtgaggggggagaaaacaaaagttcTGATAGCCAGTATTTAGAATGAGCTTTCCATACCTGACATACCATGAATATAtacacagaaactgaaaaattccaTCAGATTATACAACTCAAAAGGAAGGGTTGTTtctttgagttttgttttgcagttggGTTTttgagggtttctttttttattttatttttttcctttttttttttttttcttctagccTAACATAATAGCTTCCTCCAGAAGCTTTGACCTGTGTGGTATAAATACTCACTAAATATGGCCTGTAACTTCAAGCCTGTAAGGTACGAGGAAAGTTCCTTGTTCCTCTGTAAgctttttgaaaacacagaagtattACAATTTGCTTTACTTCAACCATTAAAATCATCATTCAtttgctttcaggtttttgaGAGCTTTCTAGCTTACACTTCTAAAGCAAATCCTCGTTTGTCACCTTCCCAGACatacagaattgtttaggttgcaaaggacctctggagattgtCTGGTCCAAACTCCTGCTCAAGCACATCAGCTAGTGCAGAATACAGACGCTCCTTTCAATACATGTTCAAACAATCTAGAAATCAAAGTAAATCAATACATCCATAGTTTCAAATCATTCTTTTAAAGGTCATAGGACTCTCCAGATATGGTACTCTGACTGTAGTGTACCAGGactgttttctttgtatgtaGCCTGGCACCAAGAGCAGGATTAGCTAGCTGTTCTATATGAATCAGCTGTGAAGCCACATGAACTGAGTAAGGCACAAAATGTGATTCATTGCAACAACACATCTATTTCTGTACTTTGTAGGATGATGAGACCTAGATAAAAGTCtaggttttcattttctagcATTCCGAAAGAGTGTAATTCACCTGATTACAATAACTCTCAAACAAGGTGCTCAAGAGACAGACTAAAAAGGGACCAAAAAACCCTAACTGCCTAACCCCAAGATCATCACTatgtaaataaacaaataaataaatccaccAAAAAAGCAGCCTCTCTTGGGTGTTCAATCCAGGTAGAGCTCAAAGGAACAGAACAACATTCCAGTTTGCATTATGAGATTTTACGGCATTTTTCCTCCAGTATAGTAAGGTGGACGACACGAAGAAACATTTAAGAGTATGCATTTGTTCAATGCCTTTTTGACCCTTCAGTAGTGAGAACACAATTAAATCATTATCTTTTCACTTGACTCCATAATGATGTGTAACAAAGACATTGGCCCAGTCAGGAAAACATATTCTACTTATTAACTTCTCTTTTGGGGCTCATGATCCAAATAATCTTTAATAGATACGTGATCTTAGAATATctattttccatgaaaactgACTTAATATCACAAAAATCCAAGCAATAAGAGAGCAACAGCTCTCTAACAAGTagataaaaatactttcttgcAACTCTTAGAGTCCCATCTTCTGTATTAAAGCAACATTAGAAAAGATAAATCACGTATCTAGGATCAGGCTCAGATTTCAGAGCTGTAATTCACCACTCGACACCACCACACATTCTAAGAGAGACAGATAATAGCACATGTTGTTAACTAACTCTAGATAAAAAAGGGCAACTACCAGCTCAACTTAACTTAAAATGAACATGCTATCCCTACATGTAGGTTACTAGAGCAGCTAATCTGACTTctgttatttaaatttaattctcGTAGCTCCCCTGCCATAGAGGGCTACATTGAGATAAAAGTTACCCCTCCAAGAGGGGATAATTCCACTCTAGAAACTATTCTTCTTGATTATTATTCATCGCTTATAAACAAACATGCTGACTTCAAAGCCAGAAAAGACTTACTATCCTTGtaagcagtgctgctgtcagATTTCACTTAATCACAGTACTTCAGCTTGCAGATGTTGAAATGGTCTTATCTGTATTATCAATGAAATGGGAGAAACTTTTAAAGTGTGTTCCCACCAATTAtgcaaaagttattttctgcaTCAAGTGAAATGCAGAAAGGACACTTGAAATTTCTCAATAGGTACTCTGCCATATTAAGTCAAGTTTACTTGTACATATGGTAAGAATTCATAATGGACCCCAATTCAAATTTTTGGTGAAAATTATTGTTctacattaagaaaaattataatCTAATAACATCGTTCTGTGACTAAACACAATGCATTATTCAGGAGAGCTGTGTAACCAATGACTTCAGCATTTTCACGGCCATGCTTGTGTATCTGAAAGATTGTGCCACCTTCTCCCTTCAAGACATGCATATGCAAAATTTCTTATGAAAGtta contains:
- the KIAA0232 gene encoding uncharacterized protein KIAA0232 homolog, encoding MKKQAAVQCLRSASDESSGIETLVEELCSRLKDLQSKQEEKIHKKLEGSLSPETDLSPTAKDQVEMYYEAFPPLSEKPVCLQEIMTVWNKSKVCSYSSSSSSSTAPPTSTDTSSPKDCNSESEVTKDRSNKVSATVQERTQQKKSKNEKENKFSNNTVEEKPVLYKKQVRHKSEGKMRPRSWSSGSSEAGSSSSGNQGEYKASMKCIKVRHKTREVRNKKGRNGQSRLSVKSGEKADRKVHSGSSSSSSSGSIKQLCKRGKRPLKEIGRKEAGGSDGKDLYLDSRNEKEYKEEPLWYTEPITEYFVPLSRKSKLETTYRNREDICGVTSEAVEELSESVHGLCISNNNIHKTYLAAGTFIDGHFVEMPAVLNEDIDLAGTSICSQPEDDKYLDDVHLSELTHFYEVDIDQSMLDPGASDTMQGESRILNMIRQKSKEKTDFEAECCIVLDGMELQGESAIWTDSTSSVGAEGWFLQDLSNLAQFWECCSSSSSGDADGESFGGDSPIRFSPILDSTMLNSHMLAGNQELFSDINEGSGINSCFSVFEVQCSNSVLPFSFETLNLGNENADSSSTANILGKTQSRLLIWTKNSAFDENEHCSNLSTRTCSPWSHSEETRSDNETLNIPYEESTQFNAEDINYVVPRVSSSYVDEEIIDFLPEETCQQQARTLGEMPALIFKKKSKLESVCGIQLEQKAESKDYETTQGCSESSPHGDGYSSGVIKDIWTNMTDGNSAAMVEIEGIEDELFSTDVNNYCCCLDTEAKVETLQEPNKAVQRSEYHLWEGQKENLEKRAFVSNDLSKVDGGDYTTPSKPWDVNQDKENSFILGGVYGELKTFNSDGEWAVVPPSHTKGSLLQCAASDVVTIAGTDVFMTPGNSFAPGHRQLWRPFVSFEQNEQSKSGDNGLNKGFSFIFHEDLLGACGNFQVEEPGLEYSFSSFDLNNPFSQVLHVECSFEPEGIASFSPSFKPKSILCSDSDSEVLHPRICGVDRTQYRAIRISPRTHFRPISASELSPGGGSESEFESEKDEGGIAVPSQVDVFEDPQADLKPLEEDAEKEGHYYGKSELESGKFLPRLKKSGMEKSAQTSLDSQEESAGMLPVGNQDPCLECSMKESVDGRVMESSKVNCRIVEPHEETSRFCSCKAGCHFPTYEDNPVPSGELEERMSGSQEKQCWWEKALYSPLFPASQCEECYTNAKGENGVGEFADVKEISNDDEHLLDFNMVSSVYEARCADDINAEAKPNGFRKKIYSSDSSSSEDTASEGGSEWADPCEEELFSRTQL